The sequence GACCGCCGACGCCGCTCTGGACCTCCGGGCCAACCCGGACATGGAGGCCCAGGGTGTCGCGATCGAGGCGCACCTCGACCGCGGCCGCGGCCCGGTGGCCACCGTCCTGGTCCAGCGCGGCACGCTGCGCGTCGGTGACTCGGTCGTGGCGGGTGACGCCTACGGCCGCGTCCGCCGGATGGTCGACGAGCACAACGTCGACGTCACCGAGGCGCTGCCGTCGCGGCCCGTCCAGGTCATCGGGTTCACCTCGGTGCCGGGTGCGGGTGACACCTTCCTGGTGGTCGACGAGGACCGCGTCGCCCGGCAGATCGCCGAGCGCCGTGCCGCCCGTACGCGCAACGCGCTCAACGCGTCGCGCCGCAAGCGGGTCAGCCTCGAGGACCTCGACTCCGCCTTGAAGGAGACGAACAGCCTCAACCTGATCATCAAGGGTGACAACTCGGGTACCGTCGAGGCCCTCGAAGCCTCGCTGCTCCAGCTGGACGTCGGCGACGAGGTCGAGCTGAATGTGGTCCACCGCGGTGTCGGTGGCGTGACCGAGTCGGACATCGACCTGGCGACCGCGTCCGACGCGATCGTCCTCGGGTTCAACGTCCGCGCCCAGGGCAAGGCGACCGAGCGGGCCACCCGCGAGGGCGTCGACGTCCGGTACTACACGGTCATCTACCAGGCGATCGACGAGATCGAGCAGGCCCTCAAGGGCATGCTCAAGCCGGAGTACGAAGAGGTCGAGCTGGGCCGCGCGGAGGTTCGCGAGGTCTTCAAGTCCTCCAAGATCGGCACGATCGCGGGTTGCCTGGTCATGTCCGGCGAGATCCGGCGCAACGCCCGGGCCCGTCTGCTCCGCGACGGCACCGTCGTGGCGGAGAACCTGCCGATCAGCTCGCTGCGGCGGTTCAAGGACGACGTGGTCGAGGTCCGCGAGGGCTACGAGTGCGGTCTGACCCTCGGTTCGTACGGCGACCTCAAGGTCGGCGACCAGATCGAGACCTACGAGCAGCGCGAGAAGCCGCGGGCGTAATCGCTCGGGGGCCGGGTGCGTGCGGGAAGTCCCGCACGCACCCGGCCCGTCCCTACTACACCACCAAAACTGCCTATGTTCGTCGGAGCTCTTGAGCTCGACATCCTGCTCGGCGACGTCCATTCGCTGAAGCAGAAGCGGTCTGTGGTCCGTCCGGTGCTGGCCGAGGTGCGCAAGCGCTTCGCCGTGTCGGTGGCCGAGGCCGGACACAGCGATCTGCACCGCCGGACCCTCATCGGGGTGGCCGTGGTCGCCGAAGGTGGCGAGCACGTCCGGGACGTGCTCGACTCGTGTGAGCGGTACGTGGCGAGCAGGCCGGAGTTCGAACTCCTGTCCGCGCGCCGCCGGCTGCTCGGTCCAGACGATTGAACCTTTTCTAGGAGAACGACATGGCTGATCCGGCTCGAGCTCGCAAGCTCGCGAAGCGGATCTCGCAGATCGTGGCGTCCGCGATCGAGCACGAGGTCAAGGACCCCCGGCTGGACTACGTGACCATCACGGACACGAAGGTCACCGGCGACCTGCACGACGCCACGGTGTACTACACGGTGCTGGGCGAGAAGCTGGACTCCGTCCCGGACTTCGCCGGTGCGGCGGCCGCGCTCGAATCCGCGCGCGGCGTGCTGCGCACGAAGGTCGGCCAGGGCACCGGGGTCCGCTACACGCCGACACTGACGTTCGTCGCGGACACCATCCCCGAGGAGTCGAAGCGGATCGAGGACCTCCTCGCGAAGGCCCGCGAGGCCGACGCGGAGGTCGCGCGCCGCGCGACCGGCGCCCAGCACGCGGGCGACGTCGACCCGTACAAGGCACCGCGCGAAGACAACGAAGACGACGACGAGTTCGCGGAGGAGGAGAGCCGGGGCTGACCCGTGCTCTCCCGCCGCGCCCTGCTCGCCGGCAGCGCCCTCACGCTGCTGGCGGGCTGCTCGCCGTCCGAACCCCCGCCCGGCCCGCCCGCGGTGCCGGCGCCGACACGGCCTTCGGTGCCGCCCGACCCGGTGACGGTCCAGCGCATGCGGTCCGAAGCCCGCGGCACCGACGTCGACCTGGTCCTGATCACCCCGGCCGGAGTCCCGGCGGCGGGGCTGCCGGTGTGCCTGGCCCTGCACGGCCGTGGCGCGCGGGCGCGGACGTTCCTCGAGCTGGGTGTCCCTTCGGCGTTGACGCAGGCCGTGCACGCGGGTGTCCCGCCGTTCGCGGTCGCGGCGATCGACGGCGACAACTACTGGGTCGACGTCGGTTCCGGCGACGATCCGCAGCGGATGCTCACCGAGGAGGTCCCGGCCTGGCTGGCGGACCGCGGCCTGCGCCCGCCATCGGCCGTGTTCGGCATTTCGATGGGCGGCTTCGGCGCGCTGCGGTACGCCCGCGCCCACCCGGACCTCAAGGCGGTGGCGACGGTGAGCGCGGCCTTGTTCGCGGACTGGCCCGACGCCCGCAGCCGCAAGGTGTTCTCCGGCGAGGAAAACTGGCGCGCGGAAGAACCGTTGCTGCACACGGGAGAACTGCGCCCGGCCGCCCTCGGCGTCTGGTGCGGCGAGTCGGATCCGTTCCTGGGCGCGGATCGCAAGCTGGTGAAGGCGGTTTCGCCCGCGGTGTCGCGGTTTTCCCCGGGTGGGCACAAGGACCAGTACTGGCGCGGGATCCTGCCGGACGTCCTGAAGTTCGTGGGGGAGCGGATCTAGCTCTTCGCGAACAGGAACCCTTGCGGCACTTCGGCTTCGGGGTCGAGCAACCACTCGGCCTCGACGGTGAACCCGGCCTTCCGCACCCGCTCGGCCAGCCACCACGGCTGCCGCAGGTGGACGCGCACCCGCATCGGGTGCCCGCCGTACCCCTCGGTCTTCAGCCGGCTGCCGGCACCGACGTGGTAGCCGATCACGAGCAGGCCACCGGGCCGCAGCACCCGCCGGAAGTGCGCCAGCGCCACGGGAACTTCGTCGTCCGGGACGTGGATGAGCGACCAGAACGAGAGCACCCCGGCCACCGACGCGTCGGGCAGGTCCAGGTCGGTCATCGAGCCGACGTCGAACCGCAGCCCGGGGTGGCTCCGCCGTGCGAGCTCGACCATGTTCGGCGAAAGGTCGATCCCGGCGGCGTCGACGCCCAGCGTGTGCAGGTGCGCGGTGACGTGCCCGGGCCCGCACCCCACGTCCACCAGTGGCCCGTCGACCCGCGCGGCCACCACGTCGAGCGCGGCCCGCACGTACGGCCGCGTGGCGACGGCGTCCCGCATGAATTCGGCGTAGCTCTCGGCGACGGTGTCGTAGGAGTCGCGGGTGTCCGCGAGCCAGGTCATCGCGCCCGCAGCCCGTCGAGGACCATGCCGAGCGCGCGCCGCCAGTCCGGGGTCGCGGTCGCCGCGGCGAACACGATCGCCAGGTCCTGCGCGCGGAAGTCCTTCCGCAATGCACCGGCCTCCTGGGCGCGCGAGATGATCCGGTTCATCCGGGACCCGTTGGCCTGCTTGGCTTTCTCCAGTCCCGACGCGGGGTCGAACGCCCGCGAGCACACTTCGGTGAAACCCCGGTCGCTGACCTGCATCAGCACCGACCGTTCGAGGAAGAGCACGAAACCGTCCCAGGGGTCGTCGCACGCGAGGGCTTCTTCGGTGACGGCCCGCGCTTCTTCCAGCGTCGGCAGGAACGCGGCCTCGACCAGGTCGGCCCGGGTCGGGAACCGGTTGTAGAGCGTCCCGATCGCGACTTCGGCGCGGCGCGCGATCTCGTCGAGCGGGGCGTCGACCCCCTTGGCGCCGAACACCTCCCGCGCGGCCGCCACCAGCGCTTCCCGGTTGCGCCGGGCGTCCGCGCGCAGGGGGCGTTGCTCGACGGTCACGCTCCGCAGTATAGCCGCGCGGGTTGCCTCCTGATCGGAACCTCACAGTGCCCACGGGCCGCGCCCGCCGGGAGCACAATGGGGTCAGCGGGGGCCATCCCCGCGTCGAGGCGGCCACCGAGGGAGGTCGGCACGTGCACTCCGATCTCTCCCCGGCCGGGCGCACCGGAGTCCTCCTGGTCGGCACCCGCGGGCAGCGGGGCCCCGGGGAGGTGCTGATCAGGATCAGGGGCGGCCTGGAAACCTTCCTTGCCTGGTCCGACACGGAGCTGCCGAAGGGCACGACCGTCCTGGTCGTGGAAACCCGGGGCCGGCGCACGGTCGACGTCGTGGCGTGGGACGCCTCGGCACCCACTTCCTAGTGTGCGAAGAAGGACAGCCATGTTCGGGTACCGCGTTCCCGCGCCCAACGAGGCGATGCTGATCTCCGGGGGCAAGCACAGCCAGGGCGACTCGCCGTTCCGGGTCGTCACCGGTCACGGCGCGTTCGTCATGCCGGTCTTCCGGAAGGTCCGGTTCCTCACGCTTTCCATGTGCGAGGCCGAAGTGACCGAAGTGTGCGTCACGAAACAGGCCATCGCCCTGACCGTGCGGGCGGTGATCGCGTTCAAGGTCGGCAACGACACCGAGAGCATCGTCAACGCCGGCCAGCGGTTCCTCTCCGACCAGGACCAGATGTCCGTGCTGACCGGGCGGATCTTCGCCGGCCACCTGCGCTCGATCATCGGGTCCATGACGGTCGAGGAGATCATCACCGAGCGGCAGAAGCTCGCCACCGAGGTGCTGGACGGCTCGGCGGTGGAGATGGCGAAGATCGGGCTCACCGTCGACGCGCTGCAGATCCAGTCGATCGACGACATGAAGCTCGGCTACATCGCGGCGATGGCCGCGCCGCACAACGCCGCCATCCAGCGGGACGCCCAGATCGCCCAGGCGGTGGCGAACCAGACGGCGGCGGAAGCCGAGCAGAAGTCCCAGCGGACGCAGGCGGAGTACGCCCGGCAGACGTCGATCGTGCAGGCGCAGTACCGCGCCGAGGTCGAGGCGGCGCAGGCCGAAGCCGCTCAGGCCGGGCCGCTCGCGCAGGCCAAGGCCCAGCAGGAGGTCATCGACGCGCGCACCGAGCTGGCGCAGCGCGAGGCCGAACTGCGGCAGCAGCAACTGGTCGCCGAGGTGATCAAGCCGGCCGACGCGGAGGCCGAGCGGATCCGCATCCTGGCGCTGGCCGACGCGGAGAAGATGCGCGTGCAGGCCGAGGCGGCCGCGTCGAACAACCGGGTCGCCCTCGACCGGATGCTCATCGACCAGCTGCCGCAGATCGTCAAAGAGGCGGGGCGCGGCCTGTCCGGCGCGAACGTCAACATCCTCAACGGCGCGGACGGCCTCGGTGAGATGGCCGCCGGGCTCGTCGGCCAGGGACTGTCCATCTTGGACTCGGTGAAGCGCGGCCTGAGCACCCCGCCGGCCCCCGCCGCGGCGCCGGAGGAGAACGGGCAGGTGACCAAGCCCGAGCTCACGCAGTAGCGCTTTGTCGACTCAAGACGTGGGCTTCACCGCGACGACCAGGTCACGCAGGATGGCCTGGTCGACCCGGTGCGCGAACTCCTCCCACGGCCCGCCTTCGCGGACGTCGAGCTCGGCCTTGCGCAGCACCGCGACGAGTTCTTCGCGCGGGAGCACGGTGGTGTTCCACGAGATCCCCAACGCCCCACCGGGACGCAGCACGCGCGTCCACACCGGCACCGCTGCCGCCAGGAGATCACGCGGGCTCCGCTGCAACCCCGCCTCGCGGTGGCTCCCGTGCTGGACGCCGTACGGCGCGTCGGTCACGATCACGTCGCACGAGTTCGCCCGCAGCACCTCGTCCGTGGTCAGCGTGTCGGCCTGGAAGTAGGTGAGCTTGCGGGTGTCGCCCGCTTTGTACGCTTCCTTGTCCAGCGCGTACTCGATGTCGAGGCGCCGCCCGAGGCGGACCTTGTTGCGCCGCAGCTGGCCCGAGTCGGCGGTGTGCTTGACGCGCTTGTTCCGCAGCCAGGTCTTGATGAACGCCTCGTAGGCTTCGAAGTCCTTGCCGTCGACGTCCAGGCCGGTGGCGTGCAGGCCGTACATCATCGCCTGGTTCAGCGTGGTGCCGCGGCCGCACAGCGGGTCGAGCAGGTACTTCGGCCGGTCGGAGAACGGGTCCGCGGTCGCCAGCAGCGTGACGTTCAGCAGCAGCTTCGTGAACGACTCGTTCGTCTTGCCCGGGTACTTCTGGATGGTCAGCAGGTCCGAGTCGGCCTTCGCCAGCGGCGTCACGGTGACCGGGCGCAGGACGCCGTCACCCAGCTCGAACAGCGCGTACAGCGACGAAAGGTTCGACAGCAGCGCGAGGTCGCGCTCGCCGAGGGGCACCGAGCTGGTGAAGCGCACGTACCCCACGCCGCCGAGCTCGACCTCCTCGATCCCGGACAGCTCGGCCGGCAGCACCGCGCCGAACACCGCCAGCTCGGCGCGCAGCAGCGCGGGGGAGGAGGCGGCGTAGACCCGGTTGGCGGACGGGTGGACCAGGATCACGTACTCAGGCATCCCGCAGAGCGTAGCGTGACGCACCGTGACCCCTACTTCGGCGCAGGACATCCGGGACGCGGCCGCGCTGCTCGCCTCGGCCACCGACGTGACGATCCTCGGCCACATCCGCCCGGACGCGGACGCGCTGGGCAGCGCGCTCGCCCTCGGCCGGGCCCTCCTCCAGCGTGGGGCGAAGGTGCGCGTCTCCTTCGGCGAACCCGACGAGGCGCCCGAGACGCTGCGGTGGCTCGACGAGGACGGGCTGCTCACCCACCCGGACGACCTTCCCGCCAGCGAGCCCCTGCTGATCTGCGTCGACACGCCGACGCCGAAGCGGCTGGGCCGGCTCGCCGGGCGCGTCGAGGCCGCCGGCGCCGTGCTGGTCGTCGACCACCACGCCACCAACACCTTCTACGGCACCTGCCACGTCGTCGACGAGACGGCCGAGGCCAGCGCGATCCTGGTGTTCCGGCTCCTGGACGCACTGGGCGCCGAACTGGACGAGCCGATCGCGCGCGGGATCTACGCCGGGATCGTCACCGACACCAGCGGGTTCCGGCGGGCGAGCCCCGAGACGCACCGGATGGCGGCGCGGCTCATCGAAGCCGGCGTCGACGCCGAAGCGGTCGTGCGGCGGATCACCGACGAGCGCCCCTTCGCCTGGCTGCCGATGCTGTCGTCGGTGCTGAGCGGAGCCCGGCTGGAACCGGAAGCCGCGCAGGGCAAGGGTTTCGTGCACGCCGTGGTCCGCGTCGACGCGGCCGAGACGGTGCGCGCCGAGGAGGTCGAGTCGGTCGTCGACGTCGTCCGCTCGGTGCGCGAGGCCGCCGTCGCCGCGGTGCTCAAACAGGACCTCGCGAACCCGGCGCAGTGGCAGATCTCGTTGCGCTCCATCGGGCTCGACGTCTCGGCCGTGGCCACCGAATTCGGCGGCGGCGGGCACCGGCAGGCCGCGGGCTGCACGATCCCGGGCACCGCCGAGGAGGTCCTGGCGGGACTGCGCGCGGCGCTGGAACGGGCACCGCTGCTGTAGCCGGCGTCGGCCGGCGGGTCCGGAAAGTTCCCGGCTTCCCGCCGGTCAGAACTGTCGGTGGGGCCGGTTAGAGTCCGGATCGTGGTGAACGTGGAGGAGACCGAGCGGGTTCCGGCGAAGCGCGTGCTCGGCCTGGCCGTGCCCGCGCTCGGGGTGCTGGCCGCCGAGCCGCTGTACGTGCTGGTCGACACCGCCGTGGTCGGGCACCTCGACGCGCTGTCGCTGGCCGGGCTCGCGCTCGGCGGGGTCGTGCTGGCGCAGGTGTCGAGCCAGCTGACGTTCCTGTCCTACGGCACGACGTCGCGCACCGCGCGTCTGCACGGCGCCGGCCGCCGGGCGGACGCGGTCCGCGAAGGCGTGCAGGCGACGTGGCTGGCGCTGTTCGTCGGGTTCTTCGTGCTCGGCGCCGGGCAGCTGCTGGCCTGGCCGATCGCCCGCGCGCTCTCGGGCAGCGACGAGATCGCGTCCGCGGCCGTGTCGTGGCTGCGGATCGCGCTGTTCGGGGCGCCGCTGATCCTCGTCACCATGGCGGGCAACGGCTGGATGCGCGGGGTCCAGGACGCCGCGAAACCGCTGCGGTACGTGCTGGCGGGCAACGGGATCTCGGCCGTGCTGTGCCCGGTGCTCGTCTACGGGGCCGGGCTCGGCCTGGAGGGCTCGGCGATCGCGAACGTCGTCGCGCAGGTGATCTCGGCGGCGCTGTTCTTCGCCGCGCTGGTGAAGGAGAAGGCCGGGCTGCGCCCGGACTTCAAGGTGATGCGCGCCCAGCTCGGCCTCGGCCGCGACCTGGTCCTGCGCAGCCTGGCGTTCCAGGCGTGCTTCGTCTCGGCGGCGGCCGTCGCGGCCCGGACGTCGACCGAGGCGGTGGGCGCGCACCAGGTGGTGCTGCAGCTGTGGACGTTCCTCGCGCTGGTGCTGGACTCGGTGGCGATCGCGGCGCAGTCGCTGGTCGGCGCGGCGCTGGGGGCGAATTCGGCCCGGCAGGCGCGCGGGGTGGCCAACCAGATCACCGGGTACGGGCTGCTGCTGGGATGCTTCCTGTGCGTGCTGTTCGCGGCGCTGTCGTGGGTGCTGCCGCACGCGTTCACGTCCGACCCGGGCGTGCTGGCGGAGATCCCGCACGCGTGGTGGTTCTTCGTGGCCCTGCAGCCGATCGCCGGGGTGGTGTTCGCCTTGGACGGCGTCCTGCTGGGCGCGGGCGACGCGGCCTTCCTCCGCAACGCGACGCTCGGCAGCGCGGCGTTGGGCTTCCTGCCGCTGATCTGGGCCTCGCTCGGCTTCGGCTGGGGCTTGACGGGGATCTGGACCGGGCTGTCGCTGTTCATGGTGATCCGGCTGGCGTTCGTGGTGGCGCGCTGGCGGTCCGGCCACTGGGCGGTGACGGGCGCGATCCGACCGGCCTGACCACGTGTGATGCCCCCGACCCTGTGGCGAAAACCACCCGGATAACGGCTATGTTTCGCCGTTGCTTAGGCGATACAAGTAGTAGGGACGGCAGCGTGGGCGTTCCACGCCCCGAACACCGCCGACTCCCTGGAGGTCCTTGTGCCGCCCGCCACCGGCCGCGCCACCGCCCGGTCCTGGCTCATCTGGCTCGCCGCCGTCACCGTCTACCTCCTCGCGGTCTTCCACCGCACCTCCTTCGGCGTCGCCGGGCTGCAGGCGGCCGAACGCTTCGGTGTCGGCGCCGCCGCGCTCGGCACCTTCACCGTCCTGCAGGTCGGCGTCTACGCCGCCATGCAGATCCCGACCGGCGTCCTGGTCGACCGCTACGGTCCCCGCCGCGTCCTCGTCGTCGCCGTGCTGATCCTCGGCACCGGGCAGCTCCTGCTCGGCATCGCGCACTCCTACGGCCTCGGCCTGCTCGCCCGCGGCGTGCTCGGGCTCGGCGACGCGCTCACCTTCGTCAGCGTGCTGCGCCTGGTCGCGGCCCACTTCCCGGGCCGCCAGTACGCGCTGCTGACGTCGTTCACCGCCGCCGTCGGCTACATCGGCAACCTCGCCGCGACCGTCCCGCTGGCGCTGCTGCTCGACGTTTCCGGCTGGACCCCCACCTTCCTCGCCGTCGGCGCCCTCACCGTGCTCTACACGCTGGTCGTGGCGCTGCGGGTCCGGGACGTCCCGGACGGCGAAGCGCAGCCCGTCCGCGAACAGGTCCGCCCGCGCCAGCTCGCCCATCAGGTCGCCGAAGCCTGGCGGACGCCGGGGACGCGCCTGGGCTTCTGGGTCCACTTCAGCACGATGTTCGCCCCCAACGCCCTGACGCTGCTGTGGGGCGTCCCGTGGCTGGTACAGGGCCAGGGGCAGTCGAAGGCCGCCGCGAGCGCGCTGCTCACCGTGTTCGTCTTCGGGTCGATGGCCGGCGGGCCGCTGCTCGGCGGCGTGATCGGCAGGCGCCCGTCGCTGCGGATGCCGCTGGTCGGCGGGTACATCGGCGGCGCCGCGCTGCTCTGGGCGGTGCTGCTGAGCTGGCCCGGCACCGTGCCGGTGGCCGTCCTGGTGCCCGCGTTCGCCTTCCTCGCCCTCGGCGGCCCGGCGTCGATGATCGGCTTCGCGCTCGCCCGCGACTACAACCCGCTGTCCCGCGTGGGCACGGCCACCGGCGTGGTCAACGTCGGCGGGTTCGTCGCGACGACGATCGCCGCGCTCGCCGTCGGCGTGCTCCTGCAGTGGACCGGCGGGAACTTCCGGCTGTCGCTGCTGGCGATCGTCGCGATCCTCGCGCTCGGCACGGTCCGGCTGCTCGTGTGGTGGCGCCGCACCCGCGCCCACCTGTTCCTGGCCGAGGCCCGCGGCGAGGAACTGCCGGTGCGGATCACCCGCCGCCGCTGGGACGCCGCACTACCGGAGACGCCGATCGTCGCCGCCTGAACGGCCTGATCGGCCCACGACAAGCGGCAGCTAGGGTTTCCCGCGTGTCGAGCCCCAAACCGCCCCGCCGCCCCGCCCCGCCGCCCGGTCTCCTGATCGTCGACAAGCCCGCCGGCATGACGTCCCACGACGTCGTCGCCCGCGCCCGCCGCATCATGGGCACCCGCAAGGTCGGGCACGCCGGCACGCTCGACCCGATGGCGACCGGCGTGCTGGTGCTCGGCATCGAGCGCGCCACCAAGCTGCTCGGCCACCTGGCGCTGGACCGCAAGACCTACCTGGCCACCCTGAGCCTCGGCAGCAGCACCACGACCGACGACGCCGAGGGCGAAGTCCTCACCGAGGGCGCGACGGACCACGTCACCGACGAAGACATCGCGAACGGCGTCGAGAAGCTGACCGGCGACATCCAGCAGGTCCCGAGCGCGGTCAGCGCCGTCAAGATCGACGGCAAGCGCGCCTACGCCCGCGTCCGCGCCGGCGAGGACGTCGTGATCCCCGCGCGCCCGGTCACCGTCTACCGCTTCGACGTCCTGGCCGTCCGGCACGAAGCGGACCACGTCGAGGTCGACGCCGTCGTCGAGTGCTCGTCCGGCACCTACGTCCGCGCGCTGGCCCGCGACCTCGGCGCGGATCTCGGCTGCGGCGGGCACCTGAAGGCGTTGCGGCGCACCACGGTCGGCCCCTTCACACTGGCCCGGGCGCGCACCCTCGACCAGCTCGAGGAGAAGCCAGAGCTGAGCCTGGACCTCGACGCCGCCGTCGCCGCCGCCTTCCCGAGGCGCGACCTCGACGCGGCCACGGCGAAGGCGGTCCGGCACGGGCAGCGCATCCCGGCGGCCGGGCTCGAAGGCACCTACGGGCTCTTCGGGCCCGACGGCCGGGTGCTCGCGCTGGCCGCCGACGAACAAGGCGTGTCCCGCGCGGTGGTGGTGTTGCTGCCCGCCTAGGGTGGGCCTTACAGAGACGGGAGTGCGACGTGCTGCGGTGGCGTGGGCTGGGGGACCTCCCCGGCGGCTGGGGCCGGTGCGTGGTCACCATCGGCGTGTTCGACGGGGTGCATCGCGGGCACCAGGAGCTGATCAGCCGGACCGTGGCCGCGGCGGCCGAACGGGGGCTGCCGAGCGTCATGCTGACGTTCGACCCGCACCCGTCGGAGGTGCTGCGCCCGGGCAGCCACCCGGCGCAGCTGACCACGTTGCGGCGCAAGGCGGAAATCGTCGAGAGCCTCGGCGTCGACGTCTTCTGCGTGCTGCCGTTCACCTTGGAGCTGTCCCGGCTGGCGCCGGAGGAGTTCGTGCACGAGGTGCTCGTCGACCGCCTGCACGCGGCCGCGGTGATCGTCGGCGACAACTTCACCTTCGGCGCCAAGGCCGCCGGTGACGTCGCGATGCTGCGCACCCTCGGCCGCCGGTTCGGGTTCGCCGCCTACGGCGCGGAACTGCAGGGCAAGGAACTGTCCGAAGAGGACCAATCGGCGATCACCTTCTCCAGCACGTACGTCCGGTCGTGCATCGACGCGGGTGACGTCGTGGCGGCGGCCGAGGCGCTCGGCCGCCCGCACCGCCTGGAGGGCATCGTCGTCCGCGGCGACGGCCGCGGCCACGAGCTCGGCTACCCGACGGCGAACCTGTCGACGCCGCGCTTCGCCGCCGTCCCGGCCGACGGCGTGTACAGCGCCTGGTTCACCCGCTCGGCGGACCCGTCGCGCCGGCTGCGCGCCGCGGTCTCGGTGGGCACGAACCCGACGTTTTCCGGGCGCGAGCGCACCGTCGAGGCGTTCGTCCTCGACGTCGACGAGGACTTCTACGGCCAGCACGTCGCGATCGACTTCGTGACACGGCTGCGCGACCAAGTGCGCTTCGCCGACTCGGCCGGGCTCGTCACGCAGATCGACGACGACGTGATCGAGACGAGAAAGGCACTGGAGCTGCCCCCGGACG is a genomic window of Amycolatopsis lexingtonensis containing:
- a CDS encoding MFS transporter — translated: MPPATGRATARSWLIWLAAVTVYLLAVFHRTSFGVAGLQAAERFGVGAAALGTFTVLQVGVYAAMQIPTGVLVDRYGPRRVLVVAVLILGTGQLLLGIAHSYGLGLLARGVLGLGDALTFVSVLRLVAAHFPGRQYALLTSFTAAVGYIGNLAATVPLALLLDVSGWTPTFLAVGALTVLYTLVVALRVRDVPDGEAQPVREQVRPRQLAHQVAEAWRTPGTRLGFWVHFSTMFAPNALTLLWGVPWLVQGQGQSKAAASALLTVFVFGSMAGGPLLGGVIGRRPSLRMPLVGGYIGGAALLWAVLLSWPGTVPVAVLVPAFAFLALGGPASMIGFALARDYNPLSRVGTATGVVNVGGFVATTIAALAVGVLLQWTGGNFRLSLLAIVAILALGTVRLLVWWRRTRAHLFLAEARGEELPVRITRRRWDAALPETPIVAA
- a CDS encoding TetR/AcrR family transcriptional regulator encodes the protein MTVEQRPLRADARRNREALVAAAREVFGAKGVDAPLDEIARRAEVAIGTLYNRFPTRADLVEAAFLPTLEEARAVTEEALACDDPWDGFVLFLERSVLMQVSDRGFTEVCSRAFDPASGLEKAKQANGSRMNRIISRAQEAGALRKDFRAQDLAIVFAAATATPDWRRALGMVLDGLRAR
- a CDS encoding class I SAM-dependent DNA methyltransferase, which produces MTWLADTRDSYDTVAESYAEFMRDAVATRPYVRAALDVVAARVDGPLVDVGCGPGHVTAHLHTLGVDAAGIDLSPNMVELARRSHPGLRFDVGSMTDLDLPDASVAGVLSFWSLIHVPDDEVPVALAHFRRVLRPGGLLVIGYHVGAGSRLKTEGYGGHPMRVRVHLRQPWWLAERVRKAGFTVEAEWLLDPEAEVPQGFLFAKS
- a CDS encoding alpha/beta hydrolase-fold protein, which produces MLSRRALLAGSALTLLAGCSPSEPPPGPPAVPAPTRPSVPPDPVTVQRMRSEARGTDVDLVLITPAGVPAAGLPVCLALHGRGARARTFLELGVPSALTQAVHAGVPPFAVAAIDGDNYWVDVGSGDDPQRMLTEEVPAWLADRGLRPPSAVFGISMGGFGALRYARAHPDLKAVATVSAALFADWPDARSRKVFSGEENWRAEEPLLHTGELRPAALGVWCGESDPFLGADRKLVKAVSPAVSRFSPGGHKDQYWRGILPDVLKFVGERI
- a CDS encoding MATE family efflux transporter, translating into MNVEETERVPAKRVLGLAVPALGVLAAEPLYVLVDTAVVGHLDALSLAGLALGGVVLAQVSSQLTFLSYGTTSRTARLHGAGRRADAVREGVQATWLALFVGFFVLGAGQLLAWPIARALSGSDEIASAAVSWLRIALFGAPLILVTMAGNGWMRGVQDAAKPLRYVLAGNGISAVLCPVLVYGAGLGLEGSAIANVVAQVISAALFFAALVKEKAGLRPDFKVMRAQLGLGRDLVLRSLAFQACFVSAAAVAARTSTEAVGAHQVVLQLWTFLALVLDSVAIAAQSLVGAALGANSARQARGVANQITGYGLLLGCFLCVLFAALSWVLPHAFTSDPGVLAEIPHAWWFFVALQPIAGVVFALDGVLLGAGDAAFLRNATLGSAALGFLPLIWASLGFGWGLTGIWTGLSLFMVIRLAFVVARWRSGHWAVTGAIRPA
- the rbfA gene encoding 30S ribosome-binding factor RbfA, with the translated sequence MADPARARKLAKRISQIVASAIEHEVKDPRLDYVTITDTKVTGDLHDATVYYTVLGEKLDSVPDFAGAAAALESARGVLRTKVGQGTGVRYTPTLTFVADTIPEESKRIEDLLAKAREADAEVARRATGAQHAGDVDPYKAPREDNEDDDEFAEEESRG
- a CDS encoding SPFH domain-containing protein; the protein is MFGYRVPAPNEAMLISGGKHSQGDSPFRVVTGHGAFVMPVFRKVRFLTLSMCEAEVTEVCVTKQAIALTVRAVIAFKVGNDTESIVNAGQRFLSDQDQMSVLTGRIFAGHLRSIIGSMTVEEIITERQKLATEVLDGSAVEMAKIGLTVDALQIQSIDDMKLGYIAAMAAPHNAAIQRDAQIAQAVANQTAAEAEQKSQRTQAEYARQTSIVQAQYRAEVEAAQAEAAQAGPLAQAKAQQEVIDARTELAQREAELRQQQLVAEVIKPADAEAERIRILALADAEKMRVQAEAAASNNRVALDRMLIDQLPQIVKEAGRGLSGANVNILNGADGLGEMAAGLVGQGLSILDSVKRGLSTPPAPAAAPEENGQVTKPELTQ
- a CDS encoding DUF503 domain-containing protein yields the protein MFVGALELDILLGDVHSLKQKRSVVRPVLAEVRKRFAVSVAEAGHSDLHRRTLIGVAVVAEGGEHVRDVLDSCERYVASRPEFELLSARRRLLGPDD
- a CDS encoding TRM11 family SAM-dependent methyltransferase, which produces MPEYVILVHPSANRVYAASSPALLRAELAVFGAVLPAELSGIEEVELGGVGYVRFTSSVPLGERDLALLSNLSSLYALFELGDGVLRPVTVTPLAKADSDLLTIQKYPGKTNESFTKLLLNVTLLATADPFSDRPKYLLDPLCGRGTTLNQAMMYGLHATGLDVDGKDFEAYEAFIKTWLRNKRVKHTADSGQLRRNKVRLGRRLDIEYALDKEAYKAGDTRKLTYFQADTLTTDEVLRANSCDVIVTDAPYGVQHGSHREAGLQRSPRDLLAAAVPVWTRVLRPGGALGISWNTTVLPREELVAVLRKAELDVREGGPWEEFAHRVDQAILRDLVVAVKPTS
- a CDS encoding DHH family phosphoesterase, producing the protein MTPTSAQDIRDAAALLASATDVTILGHIRPDADALGSALALGRALLQRGAKVRVSFGEPDEAPETLRWLDEDGLLTHPDDLPASEPLLICVDTPTPKRLGRLAGRVEAAGAVLVVDHHATNTFYGTCHVVDETAEASAILVFRLLDALGAELDEPIARGIYAGIVTDTSGFRRASPETHRMAARLIEAGVDAEAVVRRITDERPFAWLPMLSSVLSGARLEPEAAQGKGFVHAVVRVDAAETVRAEEVESVVDVVRSVREAAVAAVLKQDLANPAQWQISLRSIGLDVSAVATEFGGGGHRQAAGCTIPGTAEEVLAGLRAALERAPLL